CCGACATCCTGTTGATGGACGTCCACCTGTCCAATAACAACGGCATCGAGGAGCTGAAAAAATTACGCGCCGCGCCCGGCGGGGGAGACGTGCGCGTGCTGATGGTTTCGGGGCTGGACTTTAAAGACGAGTGCCTCGCGAACGGCGCAGACGGCTTCCTCCAAAAACCGTTCATGCCCGACGACCTGCTGTCCGCTTTGCGGGGGATGAGCTAGCGCGCCATGAGAATCGGATGACGCTCCGTTTTGGAATTCTCACTGTCTCTGACCGCGCCGCGCGCGGCGAACGCGCCGACCTGAGCGGACCCGCCCTCGCGGATTTCATCCGCGCCCGCGGCTGGAACGTCTCTCGCGCGGACGTTGTGCCGGACGACCGCGCCCTCATCGCTTCCACGCTGACGGACTGGTGCGCCCGCGGCGACCTCGACATCCTCCTCACCGCCGGCGGGACGGGCTTCGCCCCGCGCGACGTCACCCCCGAAGCCACCGGCGACGTGATCGAGCGCGAAGCCCCGGGCCTCGCCGAGGCCATCCGCGCCGAATCGCTGAAGATCACTCCCCACGCCATGCTCTCGCGCGGGCGGGCGGGCATCCGCGGCCGGACGCTCATCATCAATCTGCCCGGCAGTCCCAAAGGCGCGGTGGAGAGTCTACTGGCGGTGGCGGAGGCGCTGGAGCACGCGGTTCAGTTGTTGAGGGAGGATGGAAATGCCGAGGCGGGACATACGCGGCAAGAGCAGTAGAGACGCGGGAAAGCCGTCGGGCGAAGTGAGATTCACCACCGGGAACAAGACCCTCCCTACGCGCTACACGTTCACGGGACAATGCAGTTACGTCAGCGATGGCGCCACGGACTTGGGCAACGCGGGGTTGGGGTTGATGTTCTACAATGCTCGCTGGTATGACCCTTATCTTAACCGCTTTACCCAGTCTGATTCCATTTTGCCATCCGCATTCGAAGCTTTCTTGGGCGTAAATTCGCCGGGATGGACTGGTTCGGACTTGGAATGGTTATTTACAACGCCTGATTGGTAAAAGTGTTGAGGGAGCACGTCGAACATGAAAATCCCAAAAGGGTTTCTAGTTTTTTTCTGTATCTTGGGAATTGTGCTCTGTCTTTCCCTATTCCTGTCTGAATTTCTGCGAAGAGACGACTGGAAGAAAGAGACAACTCCATTGTCAAAAGAAACTGTCACAACTTTGTGCAAGAACTTGTTGCTAAACAATCAAGATCCCTTGTGCAACGGTTTCAAAGATGTCTACGCTATCGATTTTGCTGATGTGTTTGAAGACACTTTCCTTCCAGCGACTGGAAACCCTGCAACGTATCAGGATGTGGAAAATAAAATTGGAGATTACAAAGTTGAATGCCAACCAGTTGTGCATTTGCCAGCATCGGGCTACAGTTACTTTAGGTGTTTCTACGATTTGAACGGCGACGGATATTGGAGATACGCTTTCTATTTCTATTATCCTAGCGAAACACTTTTTAGTATTCGCGCTGGCAGCCCAAACGATTAATCTCTCCTCTCGCGCCTTACCAATTCCATACTCTCCTCCTTCGGCGGTGAAAGCGCCTGTTCTGCGCCGAACAGTTCGCGCAGACGTTGTGCGATGGCGAGCCTGGGCAGGGCGCGTACGATGAGACGTATCAATACGACCCCGCTACTGGAAATCTCAAAGCCAAAGGCGATATGACGCTGGATTATCTCGATTCGAACCATGTCCATGCTGTGCCGAATGCCAATGGCAACACCTACTCCTACGATTCCAACGGCAACCAAACCACGCGTCACATCGGGAGCGACATCTTCTATTTGATTTACGACGTAGAGAATCGCCTCGTGGAAGTGAAGAAGAACAACGTCGCCATCTCGCAATTTACGTATGACGGCGACGGGAAGCGTGTCATGTTCGTGATTGACGGCGAGACCGTCCGCTTCGTGGGCGGCTACTACGAGCGCAAAGGCAGCGAGATCACAAAGTATTACATGGCTGGCGCGCTCAGAGTCGCGATGAGAAAAGTCACTTCCCAAGCGGGCGTAATGAGACGGGGCGGAAGGAAAGCATGATTTGTTTTCCCCTTTTCAGGTTCTGCGAACAGAGTTCTTTTGCTGATAAGCCGCGATCAGCATGATGCCGCCGATGAGTATCAGGATAACCGACTGAACGAGGATCGGCTGAGTCACGCCTGAAACCGCGTCGCTGACCAGGCTGCGGATCAAGTTCAGGATGGACGCGGGCAGGGAGGCGGGCAGGCGCGGCGCGACGTAGGCGGCGAATCCCAGCCCAAGGAGGGCGGAAGCGGCGACCGAGACGAAGGTC
This DNA window, taken from Candidatus Denitrolinea symbiosum, encodes the following:
- a CDS encoding MogA/MoaB family molybdenum cofactor biosynthesis protein; the protein is MTLRFGILTVSDRAARGERADLSGPALADFIRARGWNVSRADVVPDDRALIASTLTDWCARGDLDILLTAGGTGFAPRDVTPEATGDVIEREAPGLAEAIRAESLKITPHAMLSRGRAGIRGRTLIINLPGSPKGAVESLLAVAEALEHAVQLLREDGNAEAGHTRQEQ